Proteins found in one Cricetulus griseus strain 17A/GY chromosome X, alternate assembly CriGri-PICRH-1.0, whole genome shotgun sequence genomic segment:
- the Uxt gene encoding protein UXT isoform X1 gives MATPPKRRALDTVGEKVLRYEAFISDVLQRDLQKVLDHRDKVYEQLSVYLQLRNVIERLQETKHSELYMQVDLGCNFFVDTMVPDTSRIYVALGYGFFLELTLAEALKFIDRKSSLLTELSDSLTKDSMNIKAHIHMMLEGLRELQGLQNFPEPSPH, from the exons ATGGCGACACCCCCGAAACGGCGGGCCTTGGATACTGTAGGAGAGAAAGTGCTGCGGTACGAGGCCTTTATCAGTGACGTACTGCAGCGAGACTTGCA AAAGGTGCTGGATCATCGAGACAAGGTATATGAGCAGCTGTCTGTATACCTTCAACTGAGAAATGTAATTGAGCGACTCCAG GAAACTAAGCACTCGGAGTTATATATGCAGGTGGATTTGGGCTGTAACTTCTTCGTTGACACAATGGT CCCAGATACTTCCCGCATCTATGTGGCCTTGGGATATGGTTTTTTCCTGGAGTTGACACTGGCTGAAGCTCTCAAGTTCATTGACCGAAAGAGTTCTCTCCTCACAGA GCTCAGCGACAGCCTCACCAAGGACTCCATGAATATCAAGGCCCATATCCACATGATGCTAGAG GGACTTAGAGAACTACAAGGCCTGCAGAATTTcccagagccatctccccattgA
- the Uxt gene encoding protein UXT isoform X2 — MATPPKRRALDTVGEKVLRKVLDHRDKVYEQLSVYLQLRNVIERLQETKHSELYMQVDLGCNFFVDTMVPDTSRIYVALGYGFFLELTLAEALKFIDRKSSLLTELSDSLTKDSMNIKAHIHMMLEGLRELQGLQNFPEPSPH, encoded by the exons ATGGCGACACCCCCGAAACGGCGGGCCTTGGATACTGTAGGAGAGAAAGTGCTGCG AAAGGTGCTGGATCATCGAGACAAGGTATATGAGCAGCTGTCTGTATACCTTCAACTGAGAAATGTAATTGAGCGACTCCAG GAAACTAAGCACTCGGAGTTATATATGCAGGTGGATTTGGGCTGTAACTTCTTCGTTGACACAATGGT CCCAGATACTTCCCGCATCTATGTGGCCTTGGGATATGGTTTTTTCCTGGAGTTGACACTGGCTGAAGCTCTCAAGTTCATTGACCGAAAGAGTTCTCTCCTCACAGA GCTCAGCGACAGCCTCACCAAGGACTCCATGAATATCAAGGCCCATATCCACATGATGCTAGAG GGACTTAGAGAACTACAAGGCCTGCAGAATTTcccagagccatctccccattgA